A region of the Pseudomonas sp. A34-9 genome:
TCGGCCACGCGGCCGGCGACAGGGTCACGCCGTTGAGGGACTGGCCGACCTTCAGGCTTTTCGCATCAAGGTTCTGGCCATGGGTGTCGAGGCCACTGTAGTTGGCGCAACCGGCGAGGATCATCGCCGACAGCACCAGTGTCAGGCTGCTGCGCAAGGTTTTACCGCTCATTGTGTTCACCTAACCGCTGGATAGTGATCGGGTCACCGGCTGCCAGCAGAATTTTCTTGAGGATGTATTCCAGGGTCTTCAACTCGTCCGAAGTGACGGCGCCCGCCAGTTCATTCATCGCATCGGCGCCGATGTGCGGCAGGCGATCAGCCAGTTGCTGGCCTTGCTCGGTCAGCTTGAGCTGGACTTGGCGACGATCGCCTTCGCTGCGTTGGCGAGCGAGGAAACCTTTCTGCTCCAGACGATCGAGCATGCGCGTCATCGAACCGCTGTCGAGCGACAAATGCCGGCACAGCTCGGCCGGGGTGTCGACGCCGAACTGGGCCATGATGATCAACACCTTGAACTGCGCGGCAGTGATGCCGTGGGGTTCCATGTGGGTGTCGATGATCCTGTCCTTGAGCAGCGCGGCACGGCCAAGCAACAGGCCGAGATGGCAATGTTTGAATTCGTCCGGGGTGAAATGCTTCATTTGCTCACCTAATAACTGCCTAGGCAGTGAATGTATGTCGAGATGTTACTGCCTAGGCAGCGAATGTCAACGAAATAGTTAGGAGGCTTGGTAATTAGTTGACCAATGGAGGGGGATTTGTTGCGCACGCACTGACGCCTTCGCGAGCAGGCTCGCTCCCACAGGGATCTCCATCAGGCACAAACTCTGTGCCAATCAGAGATCCAATGTGGGAGCGAGCCTGCTCGCGAAGACCGCGACTCGGTACAGGATCAATCAGGATTCGTCGGAAGGATGCACAGATGGCGGTTGCACCGGATGCACCTCCCGCCCGCGCAAGGCAGTCGCCACGTACCCAAAAGCACGCTTGGTCACCGCATACATGCTGTGCCAGCCCGGCGGTGCGGGCTCGATGGCAGCATGCAACGCTCGCGCATAATCGAGCACCAGCCCGGGCGTCCAGGCCATCACCTCGGCGCGCTTGCGCACTTGTGCGGCGACCCAGAACTCGGGGCTGAAGATGACTCGGGCAAAGTCGAGCATGCTCGAATGCCCGCGGTTCATCGCCCCTTCAAGGGCGGCTTCGAGGCTATGGGCGACGGCGCTGGAACAATTGCGACTGGTCAGGTTGTACGTGCTGTTCTGCCGATACTCAGACCAGAATGCTTGCAGGCGCCGGGCATCGTAATGGGCAAAACTGACCTGCAGCGAAGACGGGCACCAATCAGCCACCTCGCCGGCATAGTCAGGCAAAAACCGGCCGGCGACATCGTTGTTCGGCGTCGCCCGCAGCAAACGGACGAAATCCCCCGCCGAACGATCGATGTCGTCCTGCGGGTAATGGCTGATGTAGATGTCCGGGCCACACTCCAATGCCGCATGACCGGCGGAGATCACGCCATTGATGTCGACTGCCGCGATATAGCGGTTGAGCAGGCGGTTGCGCACCAGGGTGTCATCCACGGTGCCGCTGGGGGTCCAGACATGAATCACCAGCGCGGCGCTGCTGGCCGGCGCAGTCCCGGCCGGGCTGGTCAACGGCGGCTGGTGCTTGAAGCGCACCGCTTGGCGCAACAAAGCGCAGCCCGAGAGAAACAGACTCATGCCAATGCAGAACGGCACAGTGCCCTTATAAAGCGTCGGATACGGTTCGAGGATAAACACGCCAAAGCCGATTTCGAACAACCCCGCCAGCAGCGACACGTGCCAACCGACAAAGCGCACCACCACCGCAGCCGCCAGCCGAAAGATCCCATCGATGATAAAAGCCCCGCCAAACAGCACCGCCAGAATCAGCCCGGCAGCATGTTGCCGGTCGACGATCAGCAACCCCAGCAAGAGAAAAACCAACCCTCGCGCTTTACGCAGGGCAGCGGCGGTTCCGGTCTGCGGTGCCGGCACCAGCAGCAGGATCAGGGCTTCCAGTAACAACAGATAGCCGAAAAGATGCAGCGGAAAATACAAAACACCGTCCAGCGCATCAATGAAGATGCCCACACCGGCCGCGCCCCAGACAACGCCCGTCAGCGCCAGCGCGGACCAACGCTTGCGGACAAAGTCGTGACCGAGCAAGACCATACTCAAGCGGACCATAGGCGTCTCTGTTCTCTTCGGGCAGCCGCCAACCACGCAGCTTTCAAGTTGCGCTGAGTCTAATCCATTCTGCAAAAGCCGGATCGCAGCGTTGCGACCCGGCTATGGGAAACGCGCGTCAGAAATCGCGCTTGTAGAAGATATCCAGCGAACTGGCCACGCCACTGGCGGCCTCGACATACACCTTCTTGCTCAGCTTGTAGCGCAGGGCAATGGTGTTGGCCGGTTCGAACACGCCAACGCCATAACGCAAACTGAGTTTCTCGGAAATATTGCCGCTCGCCACCACGCTGGTGGTGTTGCCGCTGCCTTGCGTATCGAGCTGGAAATCCTGAATCCCCAGATCCTTGGCCAGGCTGCTGGTGACTCCCGAACTGCCCATCAAGCCCAGACCCAATGCCGCTTGCGCAAGCATGTTGTTATCTTCGCCGTTGGTGCTCAGCGGACGACCGAGCACCAGATAGGACAGCGCCTGCTCCTGACTCATCGCCGGCTCCGAGAAGATCTGCGTGGTCGGCTGCTCGGCACTGCCGCTCAGGCGAATACCGGCGATCACATCGTCAGTCTGGCGAATCGCTTCGATGTCCAGATACGGCTGATCGATTGGGCCGGCGAACAGCAGACGTGCACGGCGTACCGACAAACGCTGGCCGTAGGCACTGTAGCGACCATCGTTGAGCCACAGTTCACCACGGGTGTCCATGTTGTCGCCAATGTGCACATGACCTTGCACATTGGCGGTCAGACCAAATCCGGCGAAGGCCAGTTTGTCTTCACCCACGACCACGTCGATGTCCATTTTCATCGCCAGCGGTGGTTTGCCCTCTTCGGTCTGCGCACCGACGATGATCGTGTCATCGGAGACTTTTACCGTTGATGGCGGCAATTCACGCACGGTGATTTCGCCTCTGGGCACCTGCACTTTGCCGGCGATTTTCAGCTCGTCGCCGGCCATGGAAATCTTCAGGTCCGGCGCCACTTCAAGTTTCGCGTACGGCTCGACGGTGACCGGCAATTGTGTGCCTTTCAAAGCCAGATCAACCACCAGCGCCTGGCCCCAGGCGACGTTACCGGTCAGGCTGCCCTGCCCGCTCTTGCCACTTTTCCAGCCGCCGTCGAGGCGCACCGTTTCGCCGGCGATCACGGCGGTAAGTTGCAGATTCTGTAGTTCCATCGGCAACTCGGCACCGGACACTTCGCCGTCGCTGAGCTGCACCGTGCCGTTGACCAGCGGCGCCAGCAACCCGCCGGAAATCGTGCCGCTGCCATTCAGGCGCCCGGTGAGTTTCTCGACCATCGGCACAAACGGCCGCGCCACCGACAAGTCCAGCCCGGAGAGACGGAACGAGCCGCTCAACGGTTTGTTTTTCGGCAATGGATTGAGCTGCGCCTGCACCAGCAACTCGCCGAGTTTGCCGCCGACGAAATTCAGTTCGGTGTCGACGCGTTTGGGCGTCAGTTTGCTGGTGAGCTTCAGCGTCTGGTACGGAAAGTCCAGCCACTGATCCTTTTCCTTCATGCGCAAGGTGCCGCCGCTGGCGTCAATGCTGACCACACCGTTCGGGCCGCTGGCCGGCAGGTCCAGTTGCAGATCGGCGTTAAGCTTACCCTTCCAGGCAAAGTCCTTCGGCAACCATTGCGCGAGGCTTTCGATCGGGAATTGCTTGAGGTGATAGCGCAGTTTCGGCTCCGGCATCAGGCGCTGATCTTCCCCGCAGAGGCTGGCATCGCCAGACATCCAGCAATGCGCGCCGAAATTGATTTTGCCGTCAGCCAAACGTTCGAGTCTGGCCGGGCTTTGCAGTTTCCAGTCCTGGCCACCGGCCTGAATGTCACCACTGGCCAGGCGCCCGCG
Encoded here:
- a CDS encoding MarR family transcriptional regulator yields the protein MKHFTPDEFKHCHLGLLLGRAALLKDRIIDTHMEPHGITAAQFKVLIIMAQFGVDTPAELCRHLSLDSGSMTRMLDRLEQKGFLARQRSEGDRRQVQLKLTEQGQQLADRLPHIGADAMNELAGAVTSDELKTLEYILKKILLAAGDPITIQRLGEHNER
- a CDS encoding DUF308 domain-containing protein, translating into MVRLSMVLLGHDFVRKRWSALALTGVVWGAAGVGIFIDALDGVLYFPLHLFGYLLLLEALILLLVPAPQTGTAAALRKARGLVFLLLGLLIVDRQHAAGLILAVLFGGAFIIDGIFRLAAAVVVRFVGWHVSLLAGLFEIGFGVFILEPYPTLYKGTVPFCIGMSLFLSGCALLRQAVRFKHQPPLTSPAGTAPASSAALVIHVWTPSGTVDDTLVRNRLLNRYIAAVDINGVISAGHAALECGPDIYISHYPQDDIDRSAGDFVRLLRATPNNDVAGRFLPDYAGEVADWCPSSLQVSFAHYDARRLQAFWSEYRQNSTYNLTSRNCSSAVAHSLEAALEGAMNRGHSSMLDFARVIFSPEFWVAAQVRKRAEVMAWTPGLVLDYARALHAAIEPAPPGWHSMYAVTKRAFGYVATALRGREVHPVQPPSVHPSDES